Proteins encoded by one window of Nicotiana tabacum cultivar K326 chromosome 10, ASM71507v2, whole genome shotgun sequence:
- the LOC107766486 gene encoding V-type proton ATPase subunit E-like, giving the protein MNDTDVSKQIQQMVRFIRQEAEEKANEISVSAEEEFQIEKLQLVEAEKKKVRQEYERKTKQVEVRKKIEYSMQLNASRIKVLQAQDDVVSGMKESASKALVKINSGDKNNYKKLLKGLIVQSLVRLKEPSVLLRCREMDVSVVKSVVEDAKREYTEKAKVRTPNVTIDNVHLPPPPTHSDPHRPSCSGGVVLASEDGKIVCENTLDARLDVVFRQKLPEIRKQLFSKMGA; this is encoded by the exons ATGAATGACACTGATGTATCAAAGCAAATACAGCAAATGGTCAGATTCATACGGCAGGAAGCCGAAGAGAAGGCCAATGAGATCTCTGTCTCCGCTGAGGag GAATTCCAAATAGAGAAATTACAATTAGTTGAAGCTGAGAAGAAAAAGGTGAGACAAGAGTATGAACGGAAAACCAAGCAGGTGGAAGTCCGTAAGAAAAT TGAGTATTCAATGCAACTAAATGCATCACGTATCAAAGTTCTCCAAGCACAAGATGATGTGGTGAGTGGAATGAAGGAATCTGCAAGTAAAGCACTTGTAAAGATTAATTCTGGTGACAAGAATAATTACAAAAAGCTTCTCAAGGGATTGATTGTtcag AGTCTGGTGCGACTCAAGGAGCCATCAGTGTTGTTGAGGTGCAGGGAGATGGATGTTTCAGTAGTTAAATCAGTTGTAGAGGATGCAAAAAGAGAGTATACGGAGAAAGCCAAAGTGCGTACCCCTAATGTCACCATTGACAATGTTCATCTACCTCCACCTCCAACTCATTCAGATCCTCATCGACCCTCCTG CTCTGGAGGTGTAGTTCTGGCTTCTGAAGATGGGAAGATTGTCTGCGAGAACACTCTGGATGCGCGACTGGATGTTGTTTTCAGGCAAAAACTCCCCGAG ATACGTAAACAACTTTTCTCTAAGATGGGTGCATGA
- the LOC107766485 gene encoding BTB/POZ domain-containing protein At3g08570-like isoform X4, with translation MVSPYNSFTTRTIFSEVAGDITIAANGESFLLHKIRKMVADANDPNLSELDLNHVPGGPETFELAAKFCYGMNFEITTTNVARLRCVAEYLEMTEDYREENLIARTETFLDEVVSPSLEKSVQVLSSCEALLPTAEEVGIPDRCIDAIARNACQEQLVSSLSRLDCDSGSLELKDRCLEWWVEDFSVLSIDFYRRVIMAMGHAGVHIDSIIASLMHYAQVSLKGIGKPQIWNPARSYPCKGEKGQRTIIETLVSLLPPEKSSSVPLNFLFGMLRIGIMVDATLACRLEIERRIAFRLEMVLLDDLLIPSVQTTGDSLFDVDTVKRILIHFLQRIDQEENEDCGYESEGIDSPSHGALLKVGRLIDTYLAEIAPDPYLSLDKFTAMISMLPDYARVIDDGLYRAIDVYLKAHPTLSEHGAKKLCKFIDCQKLSQEACNHAAQNERLPVQMTVRVLYFEQLRLKNALSGSCGDTFVSQKISSGLTSAAMSPRDTYASLRRENRELKLEISRMRVRLSDLEKEQVFMKQGMMDKTGHGKTFLTSLSRGIGRIGIFGSPSGEKHHKSGRKSRTSEGKTGRSRRYSLS, from the exons ATGGTGTCTCCTTACAACTCATTTACCACTCG CACTATATTCTCTGAAGTTGCTGGGGATATTACAATTGCTGCAAATGGAGAGTCTTTCCTACTGCATAAG ATCCGGAAGATGGTGGCAGATGCCAACGATCCAAATCTCTCAGAATTGGATTTGAATCACGTACCAGGAGGACCTGAAACATTTGAACTGGCTGCAAAGTTTTGTTATGGCATGAACTTTGAGATCACAACCACAAACGTAGCACGTTTGCGCTGTGTGGCAGAATACTTGGAAATGACAGAAGATTATCGTGAAGAGAATCTCATTGCAAGAACAGAAACTTTCCTTGATGAAGTTGTCTCTCCAAGTCTTGAAAAATCCGTGCAAGTACTTTCTTCCTGTGAAGCTCTTCTTCCTACTGCAGAGGAGGTTGGTATTCCAGATAGATGCATTGATGCCATTGCCAGGAATGCTTGTCAAGAGCAACTTGTATCCAGTCTATCTCGTTTAGATTGTGATAGTGGATCTTTGGAACTTAAGGACAGGTGTCTTGAATGGTGGGTCGAAGATTTTTCTGTTCTGAGTATTGATTTTTATCGCAGAGTTATCATGGCAATGGGACATGCTGGGGTACACATAGACAGCATTATTGCGTCCTTGATGCATTATGCCCAGGTCTCTCTAAAGGGTATTGGGAAACCGCAAATTTGGAATCCAGCCAGATCGTATCCTTGTAAGGGAGAAAAGGGGCAGAGAACAATAATAGAAACTCTTGTTAGTCTATTGCCTCCAGAAAAGAGTTCATCTGTTCCTCTGAATTTTCTTTTTGGGATGTTGAGGATAGGTATCATGGTGGATGCCACGCTAGCCTGCAGGCTTGAAATTGAGAGGAGGATTGCCTTCCGGCTGGAAATGGTCTTACTTGATGATTTGCTTATACCATCTGTCCAGACTACAGGTGATTCTTTGTTTGATGTTGACACGGTCAAGCGGATATTGATACATTTCCTCCAAAGGATTGACCAGGAAGAAAATGAAGATTGTGGATATGAATCAGAAGGTATTGATTCTCCAAGCCATGGCGCTCTATTGAAAGTTGGACGGCTGATAGACACATATCTTGCTGAAATAGCTCCTGATCCATATTTGAGTCTCGACAAATTCACTGCTATGATATCAATGTTGCCTGATTATGCTCGTGTAATTGATGACGGACTTTACAGAGCTATTGATGTttatttgaag GCCCATCCAACGCTAAGTGAGCATGGCGCGAAGAAGCTGTGCAAGTTCATAGATTGCCAGAAGCTCTCTCAAGAAGCATGCAATCATGCAGCACAGAATGAGAGACTCCCAGTTCAAATGACTGTCCGAGTTCTCTACTTTGAGCAGCTCCGCCTTAAGAATGCTCTATCTGGAAGTTGTGGAGATACTTTTGTATCACAAAAGATCAGTAGTGGTCTTACAAGTGCAGCTATGTCGCCTAGAGATACTTACGCTTCTTTAAGGAGAGAGAACCGAGAACTGAAGCTGGAGATATCAAGAATGAGGGTAAGGCTCAGTGACCTGGAGAAGGAACAAGTGTTCATGAAACAAGGTATGATGGATAAAACAGGACATGGGAAAACATTCTTAACTTCCCTTTCTAGAGGCATAGGAAGAATTGGTATATTTGGCAGTCCTTCTGGAGAAAAACATCACAAGTCGGGTCGCAAATCCAGGACATCAGAAGGTAAAACTGGTAGGAGTAGGAGGTATTCTCTTTCCTAG
- the LOC107766485 gene encoding BTB/POZ domain-containing protein At3g08570-like isoform X3, with product MRSRVRAVETASCRNAGTIFSEVAGDITIAANGESFLLHKIRKMVADANDPNLSELDLNHVPGGPETFELAAKFCYGMNFEITTTNVARLRCVAEYLEMTEDYREENLIARTETFLDEVVSPSLEKSVQVLSSCEALLPTAEEVGIPDRCIDAIARNACQEQLVSSLSRLDCDSGSLELKDRCLEWWVEDFSVLSIDFYRRVIMAMGHAGVHIDSIIASLMHYAQVSLKGIGKPQIWNPARSYPCKGEKGQRTIIETLVSLLPPEKSSSVPLNFLFGMLRIGIMVDATLACRLEIERRIAFRLEMVLLDDLLIPSVQTTGDSLFDVDTVKRILIHFLQRIDQEENEDCGYESEGIDSPSHGALLKVGRLIDTYLAEIAPDPYLSLDKFTAMISMLPDYARVIDDGLYRAIDVYLKAHPTLSEHGAKKLCKFIDCQKLSQEACNHAAQNERLPVQMTVRVLYFEQLRLKNALSGSCGDTFVSQKISSGLTSAAMSPRDTYASLRRENRELKLEISRMRVRLSDLEKEQVFMKQGMMDKTGHGKTFLTSLSRGIGRIGIFGSPSGEKHHKSGRKSRTSEGKTGRSRRYSLS from the exons atgaggtcacgggttcgagccgtggaaacagcctcttgcagaaatgcagg CACTATATTCTCTGAAGTTGCTGGGGATATTACAATTGCTGCAAATGGAGAGTCTTTCCTACTGCATAAG ATCCGGAAGATGGTGGCAGATGCCAACGATCCAAATCTCTCAGAATTGGATTTGAATCACGTACCAGGAGGACCTGAAACATTTGAACTGGCTGCAAAGTTTTGTTATGGCATGAACTTTGAGATCACAACCACAAACGTAGCACGTTTGCGCTGTGTGGCAGAATACTTGGAAATGACAGAAGATTATCGTGAAGAGAATCTCATTGCAAGAACAGAAACTTTCCTTGATGAAGTTGTCTCTCCAAGTCTTGAAAAATCCGTGCAAGTACTTTCTTCCTGTGAAGCTCTTCTTCCTACTGCAGAGGAGGTTGGTATTCCAGATAGATGCATTGATGCCATTGCCAGGAATGCTTGTCAAGAGCAACTTGTATCCAGTCTATCTCGTTTAGATTGTGATAGTGGATCTTTGGAACTTAAGGACAGGTGTCTTGAATGGTGGGTCGAAGATTTTTCTGTTCTGAGTATTGATTTTTATCGCAGAGTTATCATGGCAATGGGACATGCTGGGGTACACATAGACAGCATTATTGCGTCCTTGATGCATTATGCCCAGGTCTCTCTAAAGGGTATTGGGAAACCGCAAATTTGGAATCCAGCCAGATCGTATCCTTGTAAGGGAGAAAAGGGGCAGAGAACAATAATAGAAACTCTTGTTAGTCTATTGCCTCCAGAAAAGAGTTCATCTGTTCCTCTGAATTTTCTTTTTGGGATGTTGAGGATAGGTATCATGGTGGATGCCACGCTAGCCTGCAGGCTTGAAATTGAGAGGAGGATTGCCTTCCGGCTGGAAATGGTCTTACTTGATGATTTGCTTATACCATCTGTCCAGACTACAGGTGATTCTTTGTTTGATGTTGACACGGTCAAGCGGATATTGATACATTTCCTCCAAAGGATTGACCAGGAAGAAAATGAAGATTGTGGATATGAATCAGAAGGTATTGATTCTCCAAGCCATGGCGCTCTATTGAAAGTTGGACGGCTGATAGACACATATCTTGCTGAAATAGCTCCTGATCCATATTTGAGTCTCGACAAATTCACTGCTATGATATCAATGTTGCCTGATTATGCTCGTGTAATTGATGACGGACTTTACAGAGCTATTGATGTttatttgaag GCCCATCCAACGCTAAGTGAGCATGGCGCGAAGAAGCTGTGCAAGTTCATAGATTGCCAGAAGCTCTCTCAAGAAGCATGCAATCATGCAGCACAGAATGAGAGACTCCCAGTTCAAATGACTGTCCGAGTTCTCTACTTTGAGCAGCTCCGCCTTAAGAATGCTCTATCTGGAAGTTGTGGAGATACTTTTGTATCACAAAAGATCAGTAGTGGTCTTACAAGTGCAGCTATGTCGCCTAGAGATACTTACGCTTCTTTAAGGAGAGAGAACCGAGAACTGAAGCTGGAGATATCAAGAATGAGGGTAAGGCTCAGTGACCTGGAGAAGGAACAAGTGTTCATGAAACAAGGTATGATGGATAAAACAGGACATGGGAAAACATTCTTAACTTCCCTTTCTAGAGGCATAGGAAGAATTGGTATATTTGGCAGTCCTTCTGGAGAAAAACATCACAAGTCGGGTCGCAAATCCAGGACATCAGAAGGTAAAACTGGTAGGAGTAGGAGGTATTCTCTTTCCTAG
- the LOC107766485 gene encoding BTB/POZ domain-containing protein At3g08570-like isoform X2 produces MVSPYNSFTTRTIFSEVAGDITIAANGESFLLHKFPLVSLSGKIRKMVADANDPNLSELDLNHVPGGPETFELAAKFCYGMNFEITTTNVARLRCVAEYLEMTEDYREENLIARTETFLDEVVSPSLEKSVQVLSSCEALLPTAEEVGIPDRCIDAIARNACQEQLVSSLSRLDCDSGSLELKDRCLEWWVEDFSVLSIDFYRRVIMAMGHAGVHIDSIIASLMHYAQVSLKGIGKPQIWNPARSYPCKGEKGQRTIIETLVSLLPPEKSSSVPLNFLFGMLRIGIMVDATLACRLEIERRIAFRLEMVLLDDLLIPSVQTTGDSLFDVDTVKRILIHFLQRIDQEENEDCGYESEGIDSPSHGALLKVGRLIDTYLAEIAPDPYLSLDKFTAMISMLPDYARVIDDGLYRAIDVYLKAHPTLSEHGAKKLCKFIDCQKLSQEACNHAAQNERLPVQMTVRVLYFEQLRLKNALSGSCGDTFVSQKISSGLTSAAMSPRDTYASLRRENRELKLEISRMRVRLSDLEKEQVFMKQGMMDKTGHGKTFLTSLSRGIGRIGIFGSPSGEKHHKSGRKSRTSEGKTGRSRRYSLS; encoded by the exons ATGGTGTCTCCTTACAACTCATTTACCACTCG CACTATATTCTCTGAAGTTGCTGGGGATATTACAATTGCTGCAAATGGAGAGTCTTTCCTACTGCATAAG TTTCCCCTGGTATCTTTGAGTGGAAAGATCCGGAAGATGGTGGCAGATGCCAACGATCCAAATCTCTCAGAATTGGATTTGAATCACGTACCAGGAGGACCTGAAACATTTGAACTGGCTGCAAAGTTTTGTTATGGCATGAACTTTGAGATCACAACCACAAACGTAGCACGTTTGCGCTGTGTGGCAGAATACTTGGAAATGACAGAAGATTATCGTGAAGAGAATCTCATTGCAAGAACAGAAACTTTCCTTGATGAAGTTGTCTCTCCAAGTCTTGAAAAATCCGTGCAAGTACTTTCTTCCTGTGAAGCTCTTCTTCCTACTGCAGAGGAGGTTGGTATTCCAGATAGATGCATTGATGCCATTGCCAGGAATGCTTGTCAAGAGCAACTTGTATCCAGTCTATCTCGTTTAGATTGTGATAGTGGATCTTTGGAACTTAAGGACAGGTGTCTTGAATGGTGGGTCGAAGATTTTTCTGTTCTGAGTATTGATTTTTATCGCAGAGTTATCATGGCAATGGGACATGCTGGGGTACACATAGACAGCATTATTGCGTCCTTGATGCATTATGCCCAGGTCTCTCTAAAGGGTATTGGGAAACCGCAAATTTGGAATCCAGCCAGATCGTATCCTTGTAAGGGAGAAAAGGGGCAGAGAACAATAATAGAAACTCTTGTTAGTCTATTGCCTCCAGAAAAGAGTTCATCTGTTCCTCTGAATTTTCTTTTTGGGATGTTGAGGATAGGTATCATGGTGGATGCCACGCTAGCCTGCAGGCTTGAAATTGAGAGGAGGATTGCCTTCCGGCTGGAAATGGTCTTACTTGATGATTTGCTTATACCATCTGTCCAGACTACAGGTGATTCTTTGTTTGATGTTGACACGGTCAAGCGGATATTGATACATTTCCTCCAAAGGATTGACCAGGAAGAAAATGAAGATTGTGGATATGAATCAGAAGGTATTGATTCTCCAAGCCATGGCGCTCTATTGAAAGTTGGACGGCTGATAGACACATATCTTGCTGAAATAGCTCCTGATCCATATTTGAGTCTCGACAAATTCACTGCTATGATATCAATGTTGCCTGATTATGCTCGTGTAATTGATGACGGACTTTACAGAGCTATTGATGTttatttgaag GCCCATCCAACGCTAAGTGAGCATGGCGCGAAGAAGCTGTGCAAGTTCATAGATTGCCAGAAGCTCTCTCAAGAAGCATGCAATCATGCAGCACAGAATGAGAGACTCCCAGTTCAAATGACTGTCCGAGTTCTCTACTTTGAGCAGCTCCGCCTTAAGAATGCTCTATCTGGAAGTTGTGGAGATACTTTTGTATCACAAAAGATCAGTAGTGGTCTTACAAGTGCAGCTATGTCGCCTAGAGATACTTACGCTTCTTTAAGGAGAGAGAACCGAGAACTGAAGCTGGAGATATCAAGAATGAGGGTAAGGCTCAGTGACCTGGAGAAGGAACAAGTGTTCATGAAACAAGGTATGATGGATAAAACAGGACATGGGAAAACATTCTTAACTTCCCTTTCTAGAGGCATAGGAAGAATTGGTATATTTGGCAGTCCTTCTGGAGAAAAACATCACAAGTCGGGTCGCAAATCCAGGACATCAGAAGGTAAAACTGGTAGGAGTAGGAGGTATTCTCTTTCCTAG
- the LOC107766485 gene encoding BTB/POZ domain-containing protein At3g08570-like isoform X1 — MRSRVRAVETASCRNAGTIFSEVAGDITIAANGESFLLHKFPLVSLSGKIRKMVADANDPNLSELDLNHVPGGPETFELAAKFCYGMNFEITTTNVARLRCVAEYLEMTEDYREENLIARTETFLDEVVSPSLEKSVQVLSSCEALLPTAEEVGIPDRCIDAIARNACQEQLVSSLSRLDCDSGSLELKDRCLEWWVEDFSVLSIDFYRRVIMAMGHAGVHIDSIIASLMHYAQVSLKGIGKPQIWNPARSYPCKGEKGQRTIIETLVSLLPPEKSSSVPLNFLFGMLRIGIMVDATLACRLEIERRIAFRLEMVLLDDLLIPSVQTTGDSLFDVDTVKRILIHFLQRIDQEENEDCGYESEGIDSPSHGALLKVGRLIDTYLAEIAPDPYLSLDKFTAMISMLPDYARVIDDGLYRAIDVYLKAHPTLSEHGAKKLCKFIDCQKLSQEACNHAAQNERLPVQMTVRVLYFEQLRLKNALSGSCGDTFVSQKISSGLTSAAMSPRDTYASLRRENRELKLEISRMRVRLSDLEKEQVFMKQGMMDKTGHGKTFLTSLSRGIGRIGIFGSPSGEKHHKSGRKSRTSEGKTGRSRRYSLS, encoded by the exons atgaggtcacgggttcgagccgtggaaacagcctcttgcagaaatgcagg CACTATATTCTCTGAAGTTGCTGGGGATATTACAATTGCTGCAAATGGAGAGTCTTTCCTACTGCATAAG TTTCCCCTGGTATCTTTGAGTGGAAAGATCCGGAAGATGGTGGCAGATGCCAACGATCCAAATCTCTCAGAATTGGATTTGAATCACGTACCAGGAGGACCTGAAACATTTGAACTGGCTGCAAAGTTTTGTTATGGCATGAACTTTGAGATCACAACCACAAACGTAGCACGTTTGCGCTGTGTGGCAGAATACTTGGAAATGACAGAAGATTATCGTGAAGAGAATCTCATTGCAAGAACAGAAACTTTCCTTGATGAAGTTGTCTCTCCAAGTCTTGAAAAATCCGTGCAAGTACTTTCTTCCTGTGAAGCTCTTCTTCCTACTGCAGAGGAGGTTGGTATTCCAGATAGATGCATTGATGCCATTGCCAGGAATGCTTGTCAAGAGCAACTTGTATCCAGTCTATCTCGTTTAGATTGTGATAGTGGATCTTTGGAACTTAAGGACAGGTGTCTTGAATGGTGGGTCGAAGATTTTTCTGTTCTGAGTATTGATTTTTATCGCAGAGTTATCATGGCAATGGGACATGCTGGGGTACACATAGACAGCATTATTGCGTCCTTGATGCATTATGCCCAGGTCTCTCTAAAGGGTATTGGGAAACCGCAAATTTGGAATCCAGCCAGATCGTATCCTTGTAAGGGAGAAAAGGGGCAGAGAACAATAATAGAAACTCTTGTTAGTCTATTGCCTCCAGAAAAGAGTTCATCTGTTCCTCTGAATTTTCTTTTTGGGATGTTGAGGATAGGTATCATGGTGGATGCCACGCTAGCCTGCAGGCTTGAAATTGAGAGGAGGATTGCCTTCCGGCTGGAAATGGTCTTACTTGATGATTTGCTTATACCATCTGTCCAGACTACAGGTGATTCTTTGTTTGATGTTGACACGGTCAAGCGGATATTGATACATTTCCTCCAAAGGATTGACCAGGAAGAAAATGAAGATTGTGGATATGAATCAGAAGGTATTGATTCTCCAAGCCATGGCGCTCTATTGAAAGTTGGACGGCTGATAGACACATATCTTGCTGAAATAGCTCCTGATCCATATTTGAGTCTCGACAAATTCACTGCTATGATATCAATGTTGCCTGATTATGCTCGTGTAATTGATGACGGACTTTACAGAGCTATTGATGTttatttgaag GCCCATCCAACGCTAAGTGAGCATGGCGCGAAGAAGCTGTGCAAGTTCATAGATTGCCAGAAGCTCTCTCAAGAAGCATGCAATCATGCAGCACAGAATGAGAGACTCCCAGTTCAAATGACTGTCCGAGTTCTCTACTTTGAGCAGCTCCGCCTTAAGAATGCTCTATCTGGAAGTTGTGGAGATACTTTTGTATCACAAAAGATCAGTAGTGGTCTTACAAGTGCAGCTATGTCGCCTAGAGATACTTACGCTTCTTTAAGGAGAGAGAACCGAGAACTGAAGCTGGAGATATCAAGAATGAGGGTAAGGCTCAGTGACCTGGAGAAGGAACAAGTGTTCATGAAACAAGGTATGATGGATAAAACAGGACATGGGAAAACATTCTTAACTTCCCTTTCTAGAGGCATAGGAAGAATTGGTATATTTGGCAGTCCTTCTGGAGAAAAACATCACAAGTCGGGTCGCAAATCCAGGACATCAGAAGGTAAAACTGGTAGGAGTAGGAGGTATTCTCTTTCCTAG